In the Gorilla gorilla gorilla isolate KB3781 chromosome 10, NHGRI_mGorGor1-v2.1_pri, whole genome shotgun sequence genome, one interval contains:
- the LMNTD1 gene encoding lamin tail domain-containing protein 1, whose protein sequence is MLEGSWINRREDKLGVYSLVHFSPKMLGSVATTLPLSSSNSSGMPLGYYLSSPQISRVTISTTGQLTSKATVGSCSRVENSLDASPFSVPKKQDESPMIGDGEDYFLSLFGDSKKLTAHSNYTQKTLKYFSMIVEEVGQFTSSSLGDVEIAEVNVKGLFVKLINSSLDKEMAIGDHILQQNVNGQTISLYRFLPNIVMQANSTVTVWAAASEAKHQPPSDFLWKEQDKFRASPDCITILCKPNGQAIAWYTPIHWKQAWEKLDTDIEFNRCSAVSPTFRKRVFQWTAPTTTITKEKQDQPKKDISNYQVEQAQVLLKREKEIPPTVFPNRSPWCQNPYVSAHPYCPLIEPHNTSTAGGSLDRQPRSRSARPNRASGTKKKKTSESQKQ, encoded by the exons AAGAGAAGACAAACTTGGAGTATATTCTTTAGTACATTTTTCCCCAAAGATGTTGGGTTCAGTTGCCACAACACTGCCATTGTCATCTTCAAATTCCAGTGGAATGCCTCTTGGTTACTATCTGTCTAGTCCTCAGATTAGTAGAGTAACTATATCAACAACTGGACAATTGACTTCTAAAGCTACTGTAGGTAGCTGTTCCCGAGTGGAAAACAGCTTGG ATGCCAGCCCCTTCTCAGTTCCGAAGAAACAGGATGAATCACCCATGATTGGGGATGGAGaagattatttcctttctttgtttggTGATTCAAAGAAACTTACAGCACACTCAAACTACActcagaaaactttaaaatacttttctatgATTGTTGAAGAAGTTGGCCAATTTACCTCCAG ttctCTTGGAGATGTTGAAATAGCTGAAGTGAATGTCAAGGGTTTGTTCGTGAAGCTCATTAACTCTTCCCTTGACAAAGAAATGGCAATTGGAGATCATATTCTCCAGCAAAATGTGAATGGACAAACCATTTCTTTGTACCGATTCCTTCCAAACATCGTAATGCAGGCAAATTCCACAGTAACA GTGTGGGCAGCAGCATCTGAAGCAAAGCATCAACCTCCATCAGATTTTCTTTGGAAGGAACAAGACAAGTTTAGAGCAAGTCCTGATTGTATAACAATCCTGTGCAAACCGAACGGTCAA GCCATTGCCTGGTACACCCCTATCCACTGGAAGCAAGCGTGGGAAAAATTAGATACTGACATTGAATTTAACAGATGTTCAGCAGTATCTCCAACATTCCGAAAGCGTGTGTTTCAGTGGACAGCACCTACAACTACaataactaaagaaaaacaagatcAACCTAAGAAAGATATCTCAAATTATCAGGTGGAACAAGCTCAAGTTCTTCTTAAGAG agaGAAGGAAATCCCACCAACCGTTTTCCCCAATCGCAGCCCTTGGTGCCAGAATCCATATGTCTCTGCACATCCTTACTGTCCTCTGATTGAACCACACAATACATCCACCGCTGGAGGCAGCTTGGATAGACAGCCCAGGTCTCGGTCAGCCAGACCTAATCGAGCCTCAG